The Muricauda sp. SCSIO 65647 genome includes a region encoding these proteins:
- a CDS encoding nuclear transport factor 2 family protein, producing MKRTFFLGMAVLLFFACNQGPQRYTQNSPEIDTVKKLLANYNAKAYDISVYADTSKTFYNTKDNPLSPSETMAYHEQNDANYSTRGFLDENQEYEMVVSDNGETWVNCWLNWQGTIAATDKEVTIPIHLTYQFTDGKIVKEYGYWDPTEVVLELQKIAAEAKMMEENTESE from the coding sequence ATGAAAAGAACATTTTTTTTGGGGATGGCAGTATTGCTATTCTTTGCCTGCAATCAAGGGCCTCAACGTTACACCCAAAATTCACCCGAAATTGACACTGTCAAAAAACTGCTTGCAAACTACAATGCCAAAGCGTACGATATCAGCGTTTATGCCGATACCTCAAAGACCTTTTACAATACTAAAGACAATCCGCTTTCGCCAAGTGAAACCATGGCGTATCACGAGCAGAATGATGCAAATTATTCGACCCGAGGGTTTCTTGACGAGAATCAAGAATATGAAATGGTAGTGTCTGACAATGGCGAAACTTGGGTGAATTGTTGGCTCAATTGGCAAGGAACCATTGCGGCCACTGACAAGGAAGTTACGATACCCATACACCTTACCTATCAATTTACCGATGGCAAAATCGTCAAGGAATATGGCTATTGGGATCCGACCGAAGTGGTATTGGAGCTTCAAAAAATAGCGGCAGAGGCCAAAATGATGGAAGAGAATACAGAATCTGAATAA
- a CDS encoding DUF2141 domain-containing protein: protein MKTLSFFLGLLFTGLLATAQDNLGVTVTVTIENMLSDDGKVTASLHSQETFMKGPGIKNVEAEAKKGEVTLTFENVEPGTFAIMVLHDKNENNRMDFDENGMPKENYGMSGNEMLMGPPTFESAKFEVASEDLTLNIRF, encoded by the coding sequence ATGAAAACACTATCATTCTTTTTAGGATTACTTTTTACGGGCCTCTTGGCCACTGCCCAAGATAACCTAGGCGTTACCGTAACGGTCACCATTGAAAACATGCTTTCTGATGATGGCAAGGTAACGGCATCACTGCATTCGCAGGAAACCTTTATGAAAGGTCCAGGAATCAAGAATGTCGAGGCAGAAGCAAAAAAGGGTGAAGTCACCCTTACATTTGAGAATGTGGAGCCAGGCACCTTCGCCATAATGGTGCTACATGACAAAAATGAAAACAATCGAATGGACTTTGATGAAAACGGTATGCCCAAAGAAAACTATGGTATGTCAGGCAACGAAATGCTCATGGGCCCACCAACTTTTGAAAGTGCCAAATTTGAAGTAGCCAGTGAAGATTTGACACTCAACATTCGGTTCTAG
- a CDS encoding type IX secretion system membrane protein PorP/SprF yields MVSNTPPGTKPWCVANKGRLVLVLLFLIVVPLARSQSENPYVAYNVPFQNLMKFNRFLINPTFSAVREDKTYLNFFHRSQSSNFEDNAQNYFLSYSARLNDRTGLGLSVYNQQSGIISNIGVMANYAHGIRLGRNSDLSFGFNLPYYKSSFDESRAVALQDDPLLDDLDDSSIISFQPGLNLSLGRFDFGVFAQNLLDFNLKSGETLSNMNEKTFSGHIQYAHEFKNGNGILEDGRLMPLARARFEGEQDPVFGGGLILDLPKLGWIQGGYDQFYGASAGTGFNLNKRLSFGYNFEKSLSGSLGNLGVTHEISVAYSFVPNLTRNTYASEDVDQDDELAAVEKEVEKPKKRPDLSPLQKELAEIKDQQRMNLAIIDELIFRLDSMETNRQRDLEQRFEMVMKMVRLENKQNKPEIEKKAEALFLAKNVKAETFKNDIAAITRNERKNKPQKGVFTGGAFKPIEKYIKLDGIGKGHYIVVNVFGNENYLHRFIKKLKDEGLNPEYFKNPENGLNYVYLAYYDNDMAARTAYTSQLNGKYDQDMWIMHVENPRYSNYAETLFDEE; encoded by the coding sequence ATGGTCTCAAATACTCCCCCCGGTACTAAACCTTGGTGCGTTGCGAACAAAGGTCGTTTGGTTTTGGTACTCCTTTTTCTGATAGTAGTGCCTTTGGCCCGTTCACAGAGCGAAAACCCTTATGTGGCCTATAACGTTCCTTTTCAGAACTTGATGAAGTTCAATCGGTTTTTGATCAATCCTACCTTTTCTGCGGTACGGGAAGACAAGACCTATCTCAATTTTTTTCATCGCAGCCAAAGTTCGAATTTTGAAGACAATGCCCAGAACTATTTTCTGAGCTATAGCGCGCGTTTAAATGACCGAACAGGTCTTGGCCTCAGTGTCTACAACCAACAATCGGGCATTATATCAAATATTGGGGTGATGGCAAACTATGCCCATGGCATTCGGTTGGGCAGAAATAGTGACCTTAGTTTTGGCTTTAATTTGCCGTATTACAAGAGTAGTTTTGATGAAAGTAGGGCCGTTGCCCTACAAGATGATCCCTTGCTCGATGATTTGGACGATAGTTCCATTATTTCATTTCAGCCGGGGCTAAATCTTTCTTTGGGAAGATTTGATTTTGGCGTTTTTGCCCAAAACCTGCTCGATTTCAACCTAAAGAGCGGTGAGACACTTTCAAATATGAACGAGAAGACCTTTTCAGGTCACATACAATATGCCCACGAATTCAAAAATGGAAATGGTATTTTGGAAGATGGCCGTTTGATGCCCCTTGCCCGTGCAAGGTTTGAGGGCGAGCAAGACCCTGTTTTTGGAGGCGGATTGATTCTTGACCTACCCAAACTGGGTTGGATCCAAGGGGGGTATGATCAATTTTATGGCGCTTCAGCAGGCACAGGGTTCAATTTGAACAAACGACTTTCATTCGGATATAATTTTGAGAAAAGCCTTAGCGGGTCACTGGGCAACCTAGGGGTGACCCATGAAATCTCGGTAGCATACTCTTTCGTCCCAAATCTTACCAGAAACACCTATGCTTCCGAAGATGTTGATCAAGACGATGAGTTGGCCGCGGTCGAAAAAGAGGTTGAAAAACCCAAAAAACGACCAGATTTGAGTCCGTTGCAAAAAGAACTGGCCGAAATCAAAGACCAGCAACGTATGAATCTGGCCATTATCGATGAATTGATTTTCAGGTTAGATTCCATGGAGACCAATCGTCAGCGAGATTTAGAGCAACGGTTTGAAATGGTCATGAAGATGGTTCGCCTTGAGAATAAGCAGAACAAGCCTGAAATAGAGAAAAAGGCCGAAGCGCTTTTCTTGGCCAAGAACGTGAAAGCAGAAACCTTTAAAAATGATATAGCGGCAATAACCAGGAATGAACGGAAGAATAAGCCCCAAAAAGGGGTATTTACCGGTGGGGCGTTCAAGCCCATTGAGAAGTACATCAAACTAGATGGTATTGGCAAAGGGCATTATATTGTGGTCAATGTCTTTGGAAATGAAAACTACCTACACCGCTTCATCAAAAAGTTGAAAGATGAGGGTTTGAACCCTGAGTATTTCAAAAACCCTGAAAACGGACTGAACTATGTGTATTTGGCCTACTATGACAATGACATGGCGGCCCGTACCGCCTATACCTCACAGTTGAACGGAAAATATGATCAAGACATGTGGATCATGCATGTTGAGAACCCAAGATATTCAAACTACGCCGAGACGTTGTTTGATGAAGAGTGA
- a CDS encoding DoxX family protein, with the protein MGRIKQWNKWANAHAYYPIDLLRIALGVFLFMKGVDFMSNPEQMRALMEPFGKIPGSMSFLHYIAPAHFVGGFLIVIGLLTRWAVAVQIPVLIGAILTNFLGEMNMSNLIMAMIAFLACCFFFVYGSGKRSADYYLKMQQ; encoded by the coding sequence ATGGGAAGAATAAAGCAATGGAATAAATGGGCCAATGCCCATGCCTATTACCCCATAGATTTATTGAGAATCGCGCTTGGGGTATTTCTCTTTATGAAGGGTGTTGATTTCATGTCAAATCCTGAGCAAATGAGGGCGCTAATGGAACCTTTTGGAAAAATACCAGGGAGCATGAGTTTTCTTCACTACATCGCGCCCGCTCATTTCGTCGGTGGTTTTTTAATTGTAATCGGATTGCTCACCCGATGGGCCGTTGCCGTACAGATCCCTGTATTGATCGGAGCAATTCTGACCAACTTTCTCGGTGAGATGAACATGTCAAATCTCATCATGGCCATGATTGCTTTTTTGGCCTGTTGCTTTTTCTTCGTCTATGGTTCGGGCAAGCGTTCTGCAGACTATTATTTGAAAATGCAGCAGTAA
- a CDS encoding nuclear transport factor 2 family protein, which yields MKKTVLQSLMVIALLAMISCKQATPSTEAETMESNEESALDYADFDKKVETIRAFFQAHCDENLEAQSAMLADSLVWSPPSYNGNKWLGKEEFLAAIKGYHDGFDNIKYQEGVVTADSIVGGFYSGSHYPKETATKNPNVIRVYGTWTGTHAESGQEVGVKFFNLTTFNEDGKIATMSDYFDLGSLVPKEAED from the coding sequence ATGAAAAAAACAGTATTGCAAAGTCTAATGGTGATTGCCCTGTTGGCGATGATTTCCTGTAAGCAAGCGACACCCTCAACAGAGGCCGAAACCATGGAATCGAATGAAGAATCTGCTCTCGATTATGCAGATTTTGACAAAAAAGTGGAAACCATCCGCGCTTTTTTTCAAGCGCACTGCGATGAGAACTTAGAGGCCCAATCAGCGATGTTGGCCGATTCACTGGTATGGAGCCCGCCAAGCTACAATGGCAACAAATGGCTGGGCAAAGAAGAATTTCTTGCGGCCATAAAAGGCTATCATGACGGTTTTGATAACATAAAATATCAAGAAGGCGTGGTCACTGCAGATTCAATCGTCGGGGGCTTCTATTCAGGCTCCCATTACCCTAAAGAAACCGCCACAAAGAACCCCAATGTAATTCGTGTATATGGCACTTGGACCGGAACACACGCAGAAAGCGGGCAAGAAGTCGGTGTGAAGTTCTTTAACCTGACCACCTTTAATGAAGATGGCAAAATTGCCACCATGTCAGATTATTTTGATTTAGGTAGCCTAGTGCCAAAAGAGGCTGAAGACTAA
- a CDS encoding LytR/AlgR family response regulator transcription factor, with the protein MEPKTRILIVEDDMIIAANISLQLSNLGYEVIGIQSRGEEAVATAKANPPDLILMDINLKGHLNGIETARAIQQNQNIPIIYLTANTDDSTFLKAKETHPYAFISKPFNKLDLQRTIALTVEQVKDSAETNGKTQPNLQVMHDRIFVRHKGKMVKLMLRDIFYIEAERNYCNIVTNHGCHLVVGTLKTIEKELPRAHFVRVHRSYVINISNVDVLADNHIEINKKAIPVSKSFKENLLARLHTI; encoded by the coding sequence ATGGAACCAAAGACACGTATATTGATTGTTGAAGATGATATGATCATTGCAGCTAACATTTCGCTACAATTATCAAATTTAGGATACGAGGTGATAGGTATTCAATCACGGGGTGAAGAAGCAGTTGCAACTGCCAAGGCCAATCCTCCAGATCTGATTTTGATGGATATCAACCTAAAGGGGCACCTGAACGGTATTGAGACGGCAAGGGCGATTCAGCAAAACCAAAATATTCCGATTATTTACCTTACGGCGAATACCGATGATTCCACATTTTTGAAAGCCAAGGAAACACATCCTTATGCTTTTATTTCTAAACCCTTCAATAAGCTTGACCTTCAACGCACTATTGCATTGACTGTCGAACAGGTCAAAGATAGTGCCGAGACCAATGGCAAAACACAGCCAAACCTTCAGGTGATGCATGATCGTATTTTTGTACGCCATAAGGGCAAGATGGTCAAGTTGATGCTGAGAGATATTTTCTACATCGAAGCAGAAAGAAATTATTGCAACATTGTGACCAACCACGGTTGTCATTTGGTTGTGGGCACTCTCAAGACTATTGAAAAGGAACTTCCCCGCGCACATTTTGTTCGTGTGCACCGGTCATATGTCATAAATATTTCAAATGTAGACGTGCTGGCCGACAACCATATCGAAATCAACAAGAAAGCCATTCCGGTCAGTAAATCGTTTAAAGAAAATTTGCTGGCGAGGCTTCACACCATATAA
- a CDS encoding LysR substrate-binding domain-containing protein has translation MTITQLQYVLAVAEYRNFTLAAQKSFVTQPTLSMQVQKLEDELDVLIFDRGKKPISITEVGKKIVDQAKNIVAEAERIKDIVDQDKGFIGGDFTLGIIPTVMPTLLPMFLPTFVKRYPKVNLIIKEQPTETLIRNIHDGHLDAAIAATPLEIEYIKEKPLYYEPFVGYVPNSHRLAGTKELSVEDLNIEDVLLLQDGHCFRDGVINLCQSSRNNITEHFQIESGSFETLVNLSNEGMGMTLLPYLNTLELDTKKKQNLKHFKNPAPAREISLIHHKSELKIQITEALKDVISGIVRGAIAFQDVKIISPLNKGQ, from the coding sequence ATGACCATCACACAATTACAATATGTATTGGCCGTTGCAGAGTACCGAAACTTCACTTTGGCCGCTCAAAAAAGCTTTGTTACCCAACCTACCCTGAGCATGCAGGTGCAAAAGCTCGAAGATGAGCTTGATGTGCTCATCTTTGATCGCGGTAAAAAACCAATTTCCATCACCGAAGTAGGAAAAAAAATCGTCGATCAGGCCAAAAATATTGTCGCTGAGGCCGAGCGCATAAAAGATATAGTGGATCAAGATAAAGGCTTCATCGGGGGTGATTTCACTTTGGGTATCATACCAACGGTGATGCCCACTTTGCTTCCGATGTTTCTTCCCACTTTTGTCAAGCGATACCCAAAGGTGAACTTGATCATCAAAGAACAGCCCACTGAAACCTTGATACGTAACATTCATGACGGCCATCTCGATGCGGCCATCGCTGCTACACCGTTGGAAATAGAATACATCAAAGAAAAACCACTTTACTATGAGCCTTTTGTGGGTTACGTGCCGAACAGTCATCGGTTGGCCGGCACCAAAGAACTTTCTGTTGAGGATTTGAACATTGAAGACGTGTTGTTGCTACAAGACGGGCATTGTTTTCGTGATGGTGTCATCAATCTCTGTCAATCATCACGAAACAACATCACCGAACATTTTCAAATTGAAAGCGGTAGCTTCGAGACCTTGGTCAATCTATCGAACGAAGGTATGGGCATGACCCTGCTCCCCTACCTGAACACCTTGGAACTGGACACTAAAAAGAAGCAAAACCTAAAACACTTCAAGAATCCCGCCCCTGCCCGTGAAATAAGTTTGATACATCACAAAAGTGAGTTGAAAATTCAGATTACAGAAGCTTTGAAAGATGTGATATCGGGCATTGTCAGGGGTGCCATTGCTTTTCAGGATGTGAAGATCATAAGCCCCTTGAACAAAGGTCAATAA
- a CDS encoding FMN-binding negative transcriptional regulator → MYIPHYYKNENLDEVKAFLRKNSFGILVNQVDGKPWATHIPLELETDRAGEDVLVGHISKANPQWKVFEDNAEVLCIFNGPHAYVSSSWYQEEEVPTWNYIAVHVYGKLTVLDEEATMKALHRLVDKYEQQSENPISLHDMSSKTLRQVKGVVGFQIKINEIQAAYKLSQTRPEDHASIIKHLKELGVTATEIARHIKKQSNFKQND, encoded by the coding sequence ATGTATATTCCTCATTATTACAAAAACGAAAACCTAGATGAAGTCAAAGCGTTTCTGAGGAAAAACAGCTTTGGCATTTTGGTCAACCAAGTCGATGGTAAGCCGTGGGCCACGCATATTCCGTTGGAGCTCGAAACCGATAGGGCCGGCGAAGATGTTCTGGTCGGTCACATTTCAAAGGCCAACCCACAGTGGAAGGTTTTTGAAGACAATGCAGAAGTGCTCTGCATTTTCAATGGGCCACATGCCTATGTTTCGTCTTCTTGGTACCAAGAGGAAGAAGTGCCCACTTGGAACTATATTGCCGTGCATGTCTATGGGAAATTGACCGTATTGGATGAAGAGGCGACCATGAAGGCCCTGCACCGATTGGTCGATAAGTACGAGCAGCAATCTGAAAACCCTATCTCATTGCATGATATGTCTTCCAAAACACTACGACAGGTGAAGGGAGTGGTTGGTTTTCAAATAAAGATCAATGAGATCCAAGCCGCTTACAAACTATCACAGACAAGACCTGAAGACCATGCTTCCATTATCAAACATTTAAAAGAATTAGGTGTAACAGCTACAGAAATTGCACGACATATAAAGAAACAATCTAATTTCAAACAAAACGACTGA
- a CDS encoding sensor histidine kinase, protein MGQIIDLNSEKPYKKVFVDTDNFGASYLDILKDTYPKAQPDSLKFSMLSDLAYYSHTRDLVMAMDYTEAGLKLTEQKKDTLWQGRFQIIQGAILLRMEKLEDAEMVLEEAKRKVRKSDLAFLYTQLGYVYERRGELDKAADYALESLRLGEELKDKKAIALAYSDLSNLFWKQSRFTLGLEYGLKSLEIFEERNINDLDYDFTLYVVGNNYLNLKKYKKALNYYEHSIAIGERYGFYNNLSDVYISLVDLYAYLNEYEKAEAAGANALKYAELLNNNNFMVMRSWLSIGKLQNLQGKYASAVESLKRCITIATDEFGDEFYLSQAYETLGKAYAGNHNYREAYLAFAEYDKLKDLIFTAEADQRISLLQTEFDVAQKEGTIIEQETHIKKQKTRQTFVLIISGLLLLLLVLSYKAIQNNVKKNRLLQRQNKEKEFLLKEIHHRVKNNLEIVSSLLSLQSAQMNDPDMMEAMQKSQQRVQSMSMIHQKLYQGRSLAAIEMKDYFVNLGNYVIATYGASEHITLQCEMDELELDVDMAIPVGLIVNELLTNAMKYAFPNKKNGQIVVSLFEKGTHLFLKVSDNGVGHMAEELNERKGFGTQLIKLLTQQLDGKMTLSIDKGTSVSFEFQYHKAA, encoded by the coding sequence ATGGGGCAGATTATTGACCTCAACAGTGAAAAACCCTACAAAAAGGTTTTTGTCGACACCGATAATTTTGGTGCCTCTTATTTGGACATCTTAAAAGATACCTATCCCAAAGCACAGCCAGACTCCCTGAAGTTTTCAATGCTCAGTGACCTCGCCTACTACTCGCACACCCGCGATCTGGTCATGGCAATGGATTATACCGAAGCAGGTTTGAAACTCACCGAACAAAAAAAGGACACCCTTTGGCAAGGGCGGTTTCAGATCATACAAGGAGCTATTTTGCTGAGAATGGAAAAGCTTGAAGATGCTGAAATGGTATTGGAAGAGGCCAAAAGAAAAGTAAGAAAGAGTGATTTAGCTTTCTTGTACACCCAATTGGGCTATGTCTATGAGCGCAGGGGTGAGCTTGATAAGGCTGCCGATTATGCCCTTGAATCATTACGGCTTGGCGAAGAGCTGAAAGATAAAAAAGCCATTGCCCTGGCTTACAGTGATCTTAGTAATCTTTTCTGGAAACAATCAAGGTTTACATTGGGTCTTGAATACGGACTCAAATCACTGGAAATTTTTGAAGAAAGAAATATCAACGATCTAGACTATGATTTTACATTGTATGTCGTCGGCAACAACTATCTGAACTTGAAAAAATACAAGAAGGCATTAAATTACTATGAGCATTCCATCGCTATTGGTGAACGTTATGGATTTTATAACAATTTGAGCGATGTATACATTTCGTTGGTAGATCTATATGCCTACCTAAACGAATATGAAAAAGCCGAGGCCGCTGGGGCCAATGCCCTAAAATATGCGGAATTGCTGAACAACAACAATTTTATGGTGATGCGTTCTTGGCTGTCGATTGGCAAATTGCAGAATTTGCAAGGTAAATATGCAAGTGCCGTTGAAAGCCTAAAGAGGTGTATAACCATAGCCACAGATGAATTTGGTGATGAGTTCTATCTGAGCCAAGCTTATGAAACATTGGGCAAGGCCTATGCCGGCAACCACAATTATAGAGAGGCATACCTGGCTTTTGCAGAATATGACAAATTAAAAGATTTGATTTTCACCGCTGAGGCCGATCAACGAATATCATTGCTACAGACCGAATTTGATGTCGCACAGAAAGAGGGTACCATTATTGAGCAAGAAACACATATCAAAAAGCAAAAGACACGGCAGACCTTCGTTTTAATAATATCGGGCCTTCTTCTGTTATTGCTTGTTTTGTCGTACAAGGCAATACAAAACAATGTAAAAAAGAATAGGTTGTTACAGCGACAAAACAAAGAAAAAGAGTTTTTACTAAAGGAAATACACCACCGTGTCAAGAATAATTTAGAGATTGTTTCGAGCCTGTTGTCACTACAATCGGCACAGATGAATGACCCTGATATGATGGAAGCCATGCAGAAAAGCCAACAACGGGTGCAGAGCATGAGCATGATTCATCAAAAGCTTTACCAGGGCAGAAGTTTGGCGGCCATTGAAATGAAAGACTATTTTGTAAATCTTGGCAACTATGTCATAGCTACCTACGGGGCCAGTGAGCACATTACCTTGCAATGTGAGATGGATGAGTTGGAACTTGATGTCGATATGGCAATACCCGTCGGGTTGATCGTAAATGAACTGCTGACCAATGCAATGAAGTACGCATTTCCGAATAAAAAAAATGGACAGATAGTGGTAAGTCTTTTCGAGAAGGGCACACACTTATTTTTGAAGGTGTCAGATAATGGTGTTGGGCATATGGCAGAAGAACTAAACGAGAGAAAGGGATTTGGTACCCAGCTTATAAAACTATTGACCCAACAGTTAGATGGCAAAATGACATTGAGCATTGACAAGGGTACTTCAGTTTCCTTCGAATTCCAATACCATAAAGCAGCTTGA
- a CDS encoding D-alanyl-D-alanine carboxypeptidase/D-alanyl-D-alanine-endopeptidase, whose translation MATLGGCATAKQKKVQKHLRDQLAQNLFNNHFTGFLVIDQNTKDTLFSHNGHRYFTPASNTKIFTLFASLKMLPDEVPTLQYVAQNDTIFVEGTGDPSLLHPYFGDSTSINLMKQYSHVALHLNNFVDTRFAPGWAWEDYQWYFSPEKSVLPLYGNVVTVFQGDSLNVSPPFFADNVVPLDYPVQREEYKNTFYFNTTRKDTVAIPFLIDSTLVRSLLENVLQKKVSLINEMPQAEKKVVYGISRDSICRMMMLESDNFLAEQLLVMASSTLSDTLNTNRAKQFVVDTLLADLRQPPRWVDGSGLSRYNLFTPESMVHVLHRMYNEIPQARLFELFPAGGVSGTLEDWYAGTTEPYIYAKTGSLGNNHNLSGYLITKSGKTLTFSFMNNHFRVASSEVKKRMQETFEFIRDTY comes from the coding sequence ATGGCAACTTTGGGGGGATGTGCCACCGCCAAGCAAAAAAAAGTACAAAAACACCTTCGTGACCAACTTGCCCAGAACCTTTTCAACAACCATTTTACAGGTTTTTTGGTAATCGACCAGAATACAAAAGACACATTGTTCAGCCATAACGGCCATAGGTATTTTACCCCGGCCAGCAATACGAAAATCTTTACCCTCTTTGCTTCCCTGAAAATGCTTCCCGATGAAGTGCCCACATTGCAATATGTGGCACAAAATGACACTATTTTTGTGGAGGGCACGGGCGACCCTTCTTTGCTACACCCCTATTTTGGAGACAGTACCTCCATAAATCTCATGAAACAATATTCCCATGTGGCGCTTCATCTCAATAATTTTGTAGATACCCGTTTCGCTCCCGGCTGGGCCTGGGAAGATTACCAATGGTATTTTTCCCCTGAAAAAAGTGTGCTGCCCCTCTATGGAAATGTGGTCACTGTCTTTCAGGGGGACTCCCTAAACGTATCGCCGCCATTCTTTGCAGATAACGTGGTGCCCCTCGACTATCCCGTGCAAAGGGAAGAATACAAGAACACCTTTTATTTCAATACGACCAGAAAAGATACCGTAGCAATTCCCTTTTTAATCGACAGTACATTGGTACGGAGTCTTTTAGAGAATGTCTTACAAAAAAAGGTATCCCTAATAAATGAAATGCCCCAGGCTGAAAAGAAGGTGGTATATGGTATTTCGCGAGATTCCATCTGCCGCATGATGATGCTCGAAAGCGATAACTTCTTGGCCGAACAGTTACTTGTCATGGCTTCCTCTACCCTGTCGGATACCTTGAATACCAATAGGGCCAAACAGTTTGTCGTTGACACGTTGCTGGCCGATTTGAGGCAACCGCCCCGATGGGTCGACGGATCTGGACTCTCACGCTACAACCTTTTTACCCCAGAATCAATGGTTCACGTGCTTCACAGAATGTACAATGAAATTCCACAGGCACGACTGTTTGAGCTTTTTCCGGCAGGTGGCGTGTCGGGCACACTTGAAGATTGGTACGCTGGTACTACTGAACCCTACATCTACGCAAAAACAGGAAGCTTGGGCAATAATCACAACCTCAGCGGTTATTTGATTACCAAATCAGGTAAAACATTGACCTTCAGTTTTATGAACAACCATTTTCGCGTGGCTTCATCAGAGGTAAAAAAGCGTATGCAAGAAACCTTTGAATTTATTCGGGACACGTATTGA
- a CDS encoding ester cyclase, which yields MRYIAVIPVLLFVLLICCNRQQKHEQETLLAMESTIMNNLGAFMDSCWNKGNSESLATISTENFTRYLNGIRVARSQKEMQAHMAVYFTAFPDLEVIFDSVNIKDNKVFMHWTSTGTNTGVFGEFPATGKKVKINGLSHLYFDDMGMLYQEDVYFNELDLLQQLGYTLNPPIVH from the coding sequence ATGAGATATATTGCGGTAATACCCGTATTGCTATTTGTGCTTCTAATTTGTTGCAATCGACAGCAAAAGCATGAGCAAGAGACTTTACTGGCCATGGAAAGCACCATTATGAACAATCTCGGTGCTTTTATGGATTCTTGCTGGAACAAGGGCAATAGCGAAAGTCTGGCCACGATATCCACAGAAAATTTTACTCGATACCTAAACGGTATCAGGGTTGCCAGATCACAAAAAGAAATGCAGGCCCACATGGCCGTATATTTTACGGCTTTCCCAGATTTAGAGGTGATTTTTGACAGTGTCAACATAAAAGACAACAAGGTCTTTATGCACTGGACCTCGACAGGAACGAACACAGGGGTGTTCGGTGAGTTTCCCGCTACGGGAAAGAAGGTAAAGATCAACGGACTTTCACATCTATATTTTGATGATATGGGAATGCTATATCAAGAAGATGTGTATTTCAATGAGCTAGATCTGTTGCAACAACTGGGTTATACGTTAAATCCACCAATAGTGCATTAA
- a CDS encoding Dps family protein yields MRLNSIGLNAEKSQALSNDLNVLLANFQRYYQNLRGIHWNIKGKRFFDLHVKFEELYNDANLKVDEIAERVLTLGGVPQHTFEDYIEQSKVPVGKNITHDEEAIRLIVDSLKELLIIERKILDASDEAADEGTNAMMSDFITEQEKTVWMMKAWLAEEI; encoded by the coding sequence ATGAGATTGAATAGTATTGGATTGAATGCAGAAAAATCACAAGCGTTAAGCAATGATTTGAATGTGCTATTGGCAAATTTTCAACGTTACTACCAAAATTTACGGGGAATACACTGGAATATCAAGGGAAAGCGTTTTTTTGACCTTCACGTGAAGTTTGAAGAGCTTTACAACGATGCGAATCTTAAAGTGGACGAAATCGCTGAACGGGTTCTTACATTGGGCGGTGTGCCCCAGCATACCTTTGAAGATTATATCGAACAGTCTAAAGTACCTGTGGGAAAGAACATCACCCATGATGAGGAAGCTATTCGCTTGATTGTCGATTCATTGAAAGAATTGCTGATCATTGAGCGAAAGATACTCGATGCCTCTGATGAAGCCGCTGATGAAGGTACAAATGCCATGATGAGCGACTTCATCACCGAGCAGGAAAAAACAGTTTGGATGATGAAAGCATGGTTGGCAGAAGAAATCTGA